In Cucurbita pepo subsp. pepo cultivar mu-cu-16 chromosome LG04, ASM280686v2, whole genome shotgun sequence, the following are encoded in one genomic region:
- the LOC111792888 gene encoding probable purine permease 11 has product MATLVQSAGFPILLPLLCFFTQPTKSSPKQPNFLTFAFICFAFGVLLTGDNLMYSYGLLYLPVSTYSLLCATQLAFNALFSFFLNAQKLSPYILNSLVLLTVSASLLALNSESDSTTHSSKGKYIIGFICTLGASAAYSLYLCLLQVCFEKVFKGETFATVLDMQIYPSFVASCGCVVGLFGSGEWRGLGDEMRGYGEGRVSYVMTLVWTAVAWQVSSIGLLGLIFEVSSLFSNVISTLALPVVPILAVMFFHDKMNGMKAMALVLALWGFVSYVYHNYLHESKAKATLQSATDINAV; this is encoded by the coding sequence ATGGCTACATTGGTTCAATCTGCTGGCTTCCCAATTCTCCTTCCCCTCCTTTGTTTTTTCACCCAACCCACCAAATCTTCCCCCAAACAGCCAAATTTCCTCACATTTGCCTTCatttgctttgcttttggtgTTCTTTTGACAGGAGACAATTTGATGTATTCTTATGGCCTACTCTATCTTCCTGTCTCTACTTACTCACTTCTTTGTGCAACCCAATTGGCTTTCAATGCACTTTTCAGCTTCTTCCTCAATGCTCAAAAGCTCTCTCCTTATATACTCAACTCTCTCGTCCTCCTCACTGTCTCAGCTTCCCTTCTAGCTCTCAACTCCGAGTCCGATTCCACAACTCATTCGAGTAAAGGGAAGTACATAATCGGGTTCATTTGCACACTCGGTGCATCTGCGGCTTATTCGTTGTATCTTTGTCTTCTCCAGGTGTGTTTTGAGAAGGTTTTCAAGGGAGAAACGTTTGCCACGGTGTTGGATATGCAGATATATCCTTCATTCGTGGCAAGCTGCGGTTGTGTGGTCGGTCTTTTCGGAAGTGGTGAATGGAGAGGTTTGGGAGATGAGATGAGGGGATATGGAGAAGGTAGAGTTTCTTATGTGATGACTTTGGTTTGGACTGCAGTGGCTTGGCAGGTCTCCTCCATTGGTTTGTTGGGGTTGATTTTTGAGGTGTCTTCGTTATTCTCTAATGTGATTAGCACATTGGCTTTGCCTGTTGTGCCAATTCTAGCAGTGATGTTTTTCCATGACAAAATGAATGGGATGAAGGCCATGGCTTTGGTTTTGGCTCTTTGGGGATTTGTTTcctatgtttatcataattatCTTCATGAGTCTAAAGCCAAGGCAACCTTACAGAGTGCTACTGATATCAATGCAGTTTGA
- the LOC111792879 gene encoding serine/arginine-rich splicing factor SR30-like, with product MSSRNSRTIYVGNLPGDIRLREVEDLFYKYGPIVDIDLKIPPRPPGYAFVEFEDVRDAEDAIYGRDGYKFDGCRLRVEFAHGGRGGHSSSIDHYSRSGSSRGGVSRRTDYRVLVTGLPPSASWQDLKDHMRRAGDVCFSEVFRDRGGMAGIVDYTNYDDMKYAIRKLDDSEFRNAFSRAYVRVKEYDSRRSYSRSPSRDSRQSDYSRSPSRSPYGERGRSRSRSRSRSRSQSRSLIRSHSHSHSGRSTSFSPRLKHSRRSPSISEQSQSKSLSRSRSRSRSGSPVSSRHERKIQNRSRSRSKSRSLSRSLSPEGRSDRSRSRSQSVDSRDRYSE from the exons ATGAGCAGCAGAAATAGCCGCACCATCTATGTTGGTAACCTTCCTGGAGATATTCGTTTGAGAGAAGTAGAAGATCTGTTCTACAAG TATGGACCGATTGTCGACATTGATTTGAAGATTCCCCCACGCCCACCGGGCTATGCTTTTGTGGAG TTTGAAGATGTTCGTGATGCTGAAGATGCAATTTATGGCCGAGATGGATACAAGTTTGATGGATGTCGTTTACGG GTGGAATTTGCGCATGGTGGAAGGGGGGGACATTCCTCTTCAATAGATCATTATAGTCGTAGTGGGAGTAGCCGTGGTGGTGTTTCTCGGCGAACTGACTATCGTg TTTTGGTCACTGGATTACCTCCTTCTGCTTCATGGCAAGACCTGAAG GATCACATGCGTCGTGCTGGTGATGTCTGCTTCTCTGAAGTTTTCCGTGATCGTGGTG GGATGGCAGGAATAGTAGATTATACAAACTATGATGACATGAAATATGCT ATACGGAAACTTGATGATTCTGAATTTCGAAATGCCTTTTCTCGTGCGTATGTACGG GTGAAGGAGTATGACTCTAGGCGTAGCTATTCCAGAAGTCCTTCCCGTGATTCTAGACAAAGTGATTATTCTAGAAGTCCTAGTCGTAGTCCTTATGGGGAAAGAGGTCGTAGCCGGAGCAGAAGCCGGAGTCGAAGTAGAAGTCAATCTCGAAGCCTTATACGTAGTCATAGCCATAGTCATAGTGGCAGGAGCACAAG tTTTTCTCCAAGGCTGAAGCACTCTCGTCGGTCGCCGTCAATTTCTGAACAATCCCAGTCAAAGTCTCTTTCAAG GTCAAGGTCGAGATCCAGATCAGGATCACCAGTTTCCTCT CGTCATGAGAGGAAAATTCAGAATCGGAGCAGATCTCGTTCCAAGTCCAGAAGCCTGTCCAGATCTCTTTCACCTGAA GGGAGATCTGATCGAAGCCGAAGTCGAAGCCAATCTGTTGATTCCAGGGATCGATATTCAGAATAG
- the LOC111792873 gene encoding E3 ubiquitin-protein ligase RFI2-like: protein MGLGNDDEAVAEDGDYGDGGCGAGCGKSFGSVPCSICLDVVDDSGDRSWAKLQCGHQFHLDCIGSAFNIKGAMQCPNCRKIEKGQWLYANGCRSFPDFSMDDWTHEEDLYDLSYSEMAFGVQWCPFGNLARLPPSFEDGDLSSTAYHDLLGQHAVFAEHTAVSSATHPCPYIAYFGPIHPSSSSSSASEASNFSGHWNGPPSVPSEVPSSYAFPAVDLHYQNWEHHSLPFSTTNNRVAGADQPTVASVAQRSATRVGTELPRSGMHPFLVGHSSSARVGSSVASSMIPPYPGSNARARDRVQALQAYYQQPSTTGSIRPPAISGARRSSNHRGLSQAPMASSSDQPNGFYFYSSASSGRNFQLENTVPNRFHPWERDHLPSFGLNQMERDPGWGEIHQGAASVSDPSIRSSSFRQRHGPERASSQNWS from the exons ATGGGGTTGGGTAACGATGACGAAGCGGTGGCGGAAGATGGCGATTATGGCGACGGAGGATGTGGTGCCGGTTGTGGAAAGTCCTTTGGTTCTGTCCCGTGTTCGATCTGTCTCGATGTTGTTGACGATTCTGGAGATAGATCTTGGGCTAAGCTTCAATGTGGCCATCAATTTCATCTTG atTGCATTGGTTCGGCATTCAACATTAAAGGGGCAATGCAATGCCCCAATTGTCGGAAGATTGAAAAAGGTCAATGGCTTTATGCTAATGGCTGTAGGTCGTTTCCAGATTTTAGTATGGATGATTGGACCCACGAAGAGGATCTCTATGATCTAAGCTACTCAGAAATG GCCTTTGGAGTTCAATGGTGTCCTTTTGGCAACTTAGCTCGACTTCCTCCTTCATTTGA GGATGGCGACTTATCGTCAACTGCTT ATCATGACCTTTTGGGACAACATGCAGTTTTCGCCGAACATACCGCAGTATCTTCTGCAACTCATCCTTGCCCATATATTGCTTACTTTGGACCTATTCATCCCTCTTCGTCAAGTTCAAGTGCTTCTGAAGCTTCGAATTTCAGTGGTCACTGGAATGGCCCCCCATCAGTACCCAGTGAAGTACCATCTTCCTATGCATTTCCTGCAGTGGATCTTCATTATCAAAATTGGGAGCATCATTCACTGCCCTTTTCCACAACAAACAATCGTGTTGCTGGTGCTGATCAGCCGACGGTTGCATCCGTTGCCCAAAGATCTGCTACTAGAGTCGGTACTGAACTACCAAGATCCGGAATGCATCCTTTCCTTGTCGGTCATAG TTCCAGTGCAAGGGTTGGGAGTTCGGTTGCTTCCTCAATGATTCCTCCATATCCTGGCAGCAATGCACGTGCTCGTGACCGAGTTCAAGCTCTCCAAGCATATTATCAACAACCTAGCACTACAGGAAGCATTCGCCCACCTGCAATTTCTGGTGCCAGAAGATCAAGTAATCACAGAGGGCTGTCACAAGCACCCATGGCCTCATCATCTGATCAACCCAATGGCTTCTATTTCTACTCATCCGCATCATCGGGTCGTAATTTCCAACTGGAGAACACTGTGCCAAATCGTTTTCACCCATGGGAAAGAGATCACTTGCCTTCTTTCGGTTTGAACCAGATGGAAAGAGATCCAGGTTGGGGAGAGATTCATCAGGGCGCCGCCAGTGTTTCTGATCCAAGCATCAGGTCCAGCAGCTTTCGTCAAAGGCATGGTCCCGAGAGGGCATCGTCGCAAAATTGGTCATAG